GAACACCGCCGGTTCATGGAATTCGCAAACGTCGTTCGCAAGGAGCGCTATATCGGCCTCTGCTACGGCGCGGCAGGTGTGGGCAAAACGCAGTCCGCTAGACGGTACGCTCACTGGCAAAGCGTTGAGCCGCTTCTCACTCGCTGGGGGCCTCGCGACGAAGCAGACAAGAAGATCTATGCGACGCTCGCCCGGTCACGCGTCCTCTTCTTCACACCGGACGTACGAGCCAACTTCGGCGCGCTTCGACATCAGATAGACGATCTGCTCGGCCGCATCAATGTCTGCATCGACCAGCACACGGGCAAAACGGCTCGCACTCTGCCTTGGGACTACGTGGAGCTGGTCGTCCTCGACGAGGCGGAGCGCCTCAATACCGCCGCTCTGGAATATCTGCGTGACCTTTTCGACCGCAACGATATCGGCCTCATCCTGATCGGCATGCCGGGGATCGAGAAGCGCATGTCCCGCTACCCACAGCTTTACAGCCGAGTCGGCTTCGCCCATCACTACCGTCCGCTGCTTGGCGATGAACTGTCGTTCGTGCTCGCACGGCACTGGCAGAAGCTTGGCCTGCAGCTCGACGGGGCGGACTTCACAGACGCTCAGGCCATTGCGAGTATCGCCAGGATTACGGGAGGCAATTTCAGACTTCTACGCCGACTATTCCTGCAGATCGAGCGGGTTCTCCGGGTCAACGACCTGACCGTAATCACCGACGACGTGGTCAACGCCGCCCGCAGTACACTCGTCATTGGCGTCAGCTAGCCCTGAAGAAAGCCCGCCATGTAGCCCTGAAGATCACACTTTAACCCGCGCCATTAGTCGTATCATAAAGGAGAATTAAACCTTTCCGATACGGGATTTCGAAGGGCGCTGTTACGTATCGTTTAGGTATACCTCAGCAGTACATCTCGATCAATCGTCTGCCAAGGGTGCTTAGAATTAAGCTTCCCACAACTTTCCTTCAGCCTACGCCAAAGGAATGAATTCACCTCTCAATGTCAACAAGTATTTGGGTCATACAACGTTCGAGACAAGCTATTGGAGCCTCTGCGCAGGCGGCCGATTTGACGATGTCGGTGTGTGACTTGAGTCGGCGGCCAAGTTTTTCAGCGGGGGGGGCCGTGCTTTGCTTGTTCTGGCTGGGGTTTGTGCGGAGTCGAAGACTCATAGCCCGTCTCCCGGCGCTAGGCGGCGGTTCCCGCCAGGTGCTTGCGGTGGAGGTAGAGGTTGATGAGGGCGAAGTTGGCGCATAGCCGGTGATGGTTCTTGGCGATGCCTCGGTAGCGTACCTTGTCGAAGCCGAAGACGCGCTTCAGGACACGGAAGACATGTTCTACTTTCGCTCTTACTTTTGATTTCGTCGTATTCTTCTTCTTTGCCGCTTCATCGACATAGTTCTTGAACCTGGTTCGCTTGCAGGTCATGTCCTGGGCCTTGGGCGCGGCCTGCCGGATGGCCTTGGTCTGGCCTTGATAGCCGCCGTCGCCCCACACCTTTCGCTCGTCGCCATGCAGCAAATCCGGCAGCATGTGAACGTCTGAAACGTTGGCCGCAGACGTCGCCACCGAATGCACGTGACCTTCTTTTGCATCAACGCCGATGTGCGCCTTCAGTCCGAAGTACCACTGCTTGCCCTTACGAGTCTGACGCATCGCCGGATCACGCTCTTTCTTCTCGTTCTTGGTCGAAGAAGGCGCATGAATAATGGTCGCATCCACGATCGTGCCGGTCTCGATGCGGATGCCCCTGGCCGCCAGATGCAGGTTCACCGCGTCGAGCATGGCACCGCCAAGGTCATGCTTTTCGAGCAGGTGGCGGAAGCGCAGCACTGTCGTTTCATCCGGTGCCGGAGCCACGCCCAGGTCAACACCAGCGAACCGCCGCAGCGTGAAGGACTCGTAAAACGCCTCTTCGACGCCGGGGTCGGACAAGTTGAACCACTGTTGCATAAAGTACGTCCGAAGCATGATCGCAAGCCCGACAGGACGACGGCCGTTGCCGGCCTTCGGGTAGTGCGGTTCGACCAGAGCCTGTAACTCGGGCCACGGAACAACCACTTCCATTTCATCCAAAAACAGCTCCCGCCGAGACTTCCGCCCATACTTCTCAAAGCTCGACTGGGACGCAAACGTCTGCTGCTTCATCGCCATCCACCCCTAACCATCAGATTAATCCATCAGGCCGCGGACGCAGAACTTGTGAAGAGTTTCCCTATATGCCCTAATGAGGGCAGCAAAGATTCCTCACATAAAGATTGGCACGACGATCCGGCTCGATCCTGAACGTGTAGTTTGGGCACAGAAGAAATCCATTTGAAACGCCGGCGTGCTTCGAGGGGGAACAGATGATGTAGTACGGGCAGAGGCAGCGTCGGGGTTCACTGTAGCTGCACCCGACGAAGGATCAGCATAAGAGCTGAAGTAGCTATGCTTTGCAAGCACTCTTCAACTGCAAGTAATTCAGCCGTTGCTCTGAGTTCGCGGGTGGAAGAAGAGCCAATGCCGCATCAGCTTGTTCATCTATTCGCCTACAGGATTGATACTCCTCCTTGTGCCATTCGCGGAGATCAGCGAGTGCCTGCCAGAGTTGCTCGATTACTGCGCGAGTGGCGACAGCTTGAGCCTCCAACCGCTGTACTTCCTGGCTCAATTCTGATTGGCGTCCGACATCGATCAGATTCGCTCTGTCTTTAGCTGCCGGTTCGCTGTTGACCCACTTGTGATCAGAAATGACCGCCGCCTCACTCGTGCCCCTTGCTAACGTTTCCTTCGTGCGCATTGCCATTACCCATATTCACATTAGGGAAGTTGAGCGCCTGCCCTTTTTGGCACATTCAAGAGATCTGGGAAGACAAAGAGCCCTTGATCCATTTTGATCAGAACCTAGCTCCTTTGGGTTACAGACCTCCCTACGCGAGTTTATTAGCCTATACGTACCCCATCCAGAGTCTTTAGGGGTTAGGCGGTTGCAGGTGGACGAAGTAGTGAAGCAATTGGAACAAGATTTTGCTATAGCGCAACATGGCCGGAAGATGGCTACCGAATTAGTCAGTGAACTCTTATCGCGTTCCCGAAGGTTTAGCACACCTCCAAATGAACGTTTGGCTGGTGAGATTGTTGCTAGCCGGTCGCCCGACCTTCCGGTGAGGCTTAGTTCGGATCGAAAAAATAGGCCCTCCAAAGAGGGCTGTGCGTAATTTAGATCATCTTCTTCTGGAGGATGATTCAATGCATAAAATCACAGCTAATTGTTTATAGATCTTTGGCGTTCGGCGATCTCCGCGTGTGAGCTATCGTGGCTGGTGTACCGCGTTTCACCTCGTATCACATTCTTGGTCAGTGTGGCGGCGGCCGTTCTGGGGAAGTCATTGGGAGAGAAGGTAGAACTGCAAAAGCCCTGCGTATGTTCCTAGATGAAGCGAGTACGCAGATTGGAACCACTATGGGGCTTTTATTGAACAACTGATAGATCAGCCGTTCGCTGAGCTTTTTGCATACTACCGCACAGGTACAACAGAGCAGGTCGTCCCATAGGCGGGGCGTAGGGTACCGCCCACAGTCAGGAGCGTTCCAGCCCAAAGCTCCAATAAGACGTTTCTGTTTCACAATCGAGTGATGACCCTGCGAAAGGGCAGGACGTCAATGAGGACGTCTGGAGTAGCATATGCCCGCTTTCAGCCCTCTGTTTAAGGGAACTAAGTTAGAGAACAAAATGTCCCCACGTATTGGCTGCGAGGATCTATCGTGACGAGTTCTGTCAGTGTAAACAAGAGCACAACTCATCCCCCGGAGCGAGCTACGACGTCGGTCTCTCGACTCCACCTAGACCGCGCTTATTTGGTGATGCACTTGAGCACAATGGTCCTTGGTTTCACCGGGCGATAGGCCACACCTAAGGGGTGGGGCTTTGCGTTTACGCTTGGTTTGAGTCGGAGGCCGCACGTGACTCGATATCAATGGAATAACGATGTTCCCCGATGCCGTTCACCGCTTGGAGAATTGTGCGGAATGCCCGGATAGTCCGTCCTTGCTTGCCGATGGCTTTTCCAAGATCGGTAGCCGCCACGCGGAGGCTGATCTGAGTGCCATTGACATCAGGAACCACCACCAACCTAATTTGGTCGGGGCTATCCACCAAGAAGGGAAGTGTCCCCCTTAAAAGGGACTGCATGTGTAGCGGGAGTTTCTCCCATGCCTCAATAGGAAGCAATGTGCCCTGCGCGGCTTGCGGTTTGCTCTCGGAGCGTCTCAGGTCGGTTACGTCAGATTTCAAGCCGGTGACGCGGTAGGCGTGGCCGTTCTTATCGTAGACGCAACGCCCCATCGACCTCACCCACCGATAGCTTCCATCCCCACGGTTCACACGAACGTCCACGCTGTACTCTTTGCCTGTTGTGATGCAGCCAATGATTGCGTCCGAGAGTGGCGCTATGTCGTCCAGGTGCAACATCCGCTCAAAGAGCTTATTTGAGACTCCGGTCCCTGCCTCGTTAGGGTCGATGCTATAGAGTTTCGCGGTGGTTTCATCCGCGTAAACGATGCCGGTATGGATGTGCCAGTCCCACACCCCCAGGCATCCCGCAGTGAGGGCCATACGGAGGCGCTCGTTCGCTTCGGCGAGGTTCCGCATCGCCACAACTTGCCCGGTCATGTCGTCAAGGGTCCGGTAGATTCCGACGACAGACCCCTCGTCATAGATAGGACTCAGGCTGTAAGTGAAATGAATTTCGTCTGAGGGATTTGCCCTCTTGAAAGTGAAAGGGACACCCTCCCCGGTGAATGACTCTCCGTTGGTAAGCACAGCGCGGAACTGTTGCTCCACATTGGGCCAATGCTCCATCCAAAGCTTTTCTGCCGAGAGACCCAGGAAATCATTGAGGTAATCACCCATCATGCGGACGCTAGCGTCGTTGCAGATGAAGATCAGTTCGGGACCCCAATAGAGAGCAGCGGCGACCGAGGAGTTGAGCGCAAGATTGACGGACGAAACTAAGGCATGGGGCCAACCTTCGATAGGGCCGAGCAGGGTGTCCCGCCAAATGTAATTTCGTACGCGCCCGGCCATTTCGCTGGCTCCGACGATACGCGCACAGGCGCTCAACCCCGAAGCGGAAACATTTTCTGATTTTTTCATGGTATATGGTCCCTCAGGCATTCGACCGCTGGCAATAACATACAGCACACCCGGAGAAAATCAGATATCAGATACTGCAAATGGCCTAGTCGTAAGAACTGGCAGGACAAAGTGCCGCACTTTCTACCCGCCAAACACTTCTCAGCGGTGGATTCAAACCAACCTCTAGCTTGCCGATGCTTCTTTGACAAGGAAGGCTGGCCCCTAACCCCATGGTAGGAGCCTGCGTCACCCGCCCCCGTCGCAACGGGCTCAGCACTTCCCTCTTCTCCGAGATACGGTTTGACGGGCCTTGCTATCAAGTTATCCGATCGGGCGGCTACGTGGAGCAAGTTTCCCTGACGAGCTTCATGAGTTTTTGAAATGGTCAGCCCCACCTTAATATGCCGGCGAGCGATCGAGATCGAGCGGTTAGATAGTATCGGACGCGATTTACGGTGGCTTTATTATTCGATCTTAAGTTTCCCCAATATCGCCGCTGCATCGCTCGGTTCGCTCTCGCGGCACATCCACTTTAGATCCGTCATGATTAGCCTCTGGGCCCGCTAGAAAAATCTTGGCAAGGCAGTGGCTACTTTCATAAAGTACGTGTGACAACATCTTAGCGAGTATTGCTCCTAAATTCTTGTAAATACAACTAAAGTTACAAGATATCCCCAATATTTCTCTTATGTTTGGAGGTTCATTGTTTCAAAAAGAACAGCCAGACGGACTTAGCGCTAGAAATAATCGGTTTGCTGCATAACGCCCTGAAAACTGTAACTCCATGTGTAATTGGCTCTAAGTAACGATGATGTACTGAAGTTTTGTAAGCGACAGGCACCCGACAGATTACATGCGTCATTGTAGGTTTCAAGTTACCGTGACAATTTGGCAATCAGTGTTGAAGTTATCTTCGAGGAGTAAGTCATGTCGAATATCCCTGCCGTAAAGTCACTCCTAGATCTGTCTTGGTCAACCCGCTCTTTTAAAAGGCTTGTTGCTATCTTTAGGTCGGACAAAGCTTTCGCTTCCTTCACGTTGATAAGCATAGGAATGTTCGTTCTTTCAGGCTGCGGCACGGGAGGATACCCTGGCGGAGGGATCGAAAGTCTCTCAGTTTCCACCTCCACGATCGATGCTGGCCAGAGCATTCCAGTAACCGCTCTCGTCTCGGGAAGCTCAAGTGTTACGTGGAGCCTGTCTGGGCCGGTGTGTGTCGATACAGGCTGTGGGAGCATCTCGAATGTGACCGGGAAGACGACGACGTACACTGCGCCTGCAAGCCTCACTTCCCCGCTCAAAGTCGTGCTAACTGGCTCAGTCGCTGGTACAACGAACCACCAGATCGATACGATCACGGTTAACCCGGATCCGATTATCTCTGGAACTCCGCCGGCTGGAGTCGTCGGTTTGACCTACAGCACGACACTTATCGCAGTCCCGGGGACGGCTCCGATGAAATGGAGCATAGTGAGCGGCTCGGTACCGCCCGGATTGACGTTTGATACCACATCCGGCAAGATCGCGGGTACGCCGACAATACCCGGCACATCAAGCATTACGGTTCAACTGACCGATTCAAGTGATATTCCGTTCAGCGTGACAGCAGTAGAAACCATTACGATCACTGCGGCTCCATTACCTCTGGTGGTCCTTGCGGGCAATCCTCCATTAGGAACCGTTGGGCTTGCTTATGGAACGACGATTCATGCGAGCGGTGGGGTCCTCCCATACTCATGGAGTCTTGCCTCGGGCAGTCTGCCTCCTGGTCTGACACTGTCAGCATCAACGGGCGTCATCTCGGGAATTCCGACATTACCAGGAACCTTTGTCTTTACCGCTCAGGTTCAGGATGCGGTCGGCACCAGGGCGACCGGAGTTTTCACCATCACGATAAGCCCAGCGCCGCTCGGCCTCACCACCGGCACGCTGCCGACCGGCACTGTGGGTGTTCCGTACAACGCCACGGTCGCGGTCTCGGGTGGAACTGGGCCCTACAGCTGCTCGCTAACGGGCCCACTCCAGGCAGGTCTCTCAATCAATGCTTGTAATGTCAGCGGCACGCCCACCGTCTCTGGAACTGTCAGCCTTGTTGTCAAGGCAAGTGACTCCAGCAATCCAACTTTGATCACCACAGGAACGGTTGGTCTCACCATCAATCCGGCTCCACTCGTCATTACCACCAGCACTCTGCCGAACGGCACCGTGGGAATCCCCTACAGTGCCACCATCGGAGTATCTGGCGGAACCGCACCCTACACCTGCTCCCTTACGGGACCGTTGCAGGCTGGTCTCTCGATCACCGCTTGCACGGTTAGCGGAACTCCAACCGCAGCCGGAACTGTCAGCCTCAACGTCAAAGCCTATGATTCCAGCAGCCCGATCCTTACCACTAATGGTCCCGTTGGTCTCACCATCAATCCGGCTCCACTCGTCATCACCACCACCACTCTGCCGAACGGCACCGTAGGCATTCCCTACAACGCCACCATCGCAGTCACCGGTGGAACCGCACCTTATCTTTGCACCCTCACCGGGGCATTGCAGGCTGGCCTTTCCATCACAGGCTGCACGGTCAGTGGAACCCCCACGGTCTCTGGAACTGTAAGCCTGAATGTCAAGGCATCCGACTCCAGCAACCCAACCCTCACCACGACAGGCATAGTCGGACTTACCATCAATCCGGCTCCACTCGTCATCACCACCACCACTCTGCCGAACGGCACCGTAGGCATTCCCTACAACGCCACCATCGCAGTCACCGGTGGAACCGCACCCTACACTTGCACCCTCACCGGGCCACTACAGGCAGGCCTCTCCATCACAGGCTGCACGGTCAGCGGAACCCCCACGGTCTCTGGAACCGTAAGCCTGAATGTCAAGGCATCCGACTCCAGCAACCCGACCCTCACCACGACAGGCATAGTCGGACTCACCATCAATCCGGCTCCACTCGTCATCACCACCAGCACTCTGCCGAACGGCACCGTAGGCATTCCCTACAACGCCACCATCGCAGTCACCGGTGGAACCGCACCCTACACTTGCACCCTCACCGGGCCACTACAGGCAGGCCTCTCCATCACAGGCTGCACGGTCAGCGGAACCCCCACGGTCTCTGGAACCGTAAGCCTGAATGTCAAGGCATCCGACTCCAGCAACCCGACCCTCACCACGACAGGCATAGTCGGACTCACCATCAATCCGGCTCCACTCGTCCTCGTCATAGCCTCACCTCCACCGGCAACGGTCGGCGTCCCCTACACGGGCCCGATCAGCGTCACCGGCGGAACCGGCCCCTACACCTGCGTCCTGACTGGCGGGACACTCCCCGCCGGCCTCACCATCAGCAACTGCACCATTAGCGGAACTCCCACGACTCCTGGAACCACTACCGTTACCATCACCGCGACGGACTCCAGCAGCCCCACCATCACCACCACCGGCCCCGTCACCATCGTCGTCAACCCCGCCACCCCCACCCTCACCATCACGTCCCCTCCGGACGCGACGGTCGGCACCCCATACACGGGCCCCATCGGCGTAACCGGTGGAACCGCACCTTATACCTGCACCCTGGTCTCCGGCACCTTGCCTCCCGGCCTCACCATCAACAACTGCACCATCACTGGCACGCCGACAACCCCAGGCAAGACAATCGTCACCATCACCGCGACTGACTCAGGCAACCCGATCGCGACCACCACCGCCCCCATCACCATCAACGTTCTCCCAGTTCCTCCGCTCACCTTCACCGGTTCGCTCCCCAACGCGACTCTTAACGTCCCTTATACCCAGACCCTCGCCGCAGCAGGCGGCATCGCGCCTTACACCTATACGATAACCGCGGGCACACTCCCCCCCGGCATCACAATGAGTTCCACCGGGGTCGTCAGCGGAACACCAACCGTCGTCGGTGCCAGCAGCTTCACCGTCACGGCCACAGACTCGGAGGGCACGCCACAAACAGCCAGCCTTCCCCTTGTCCTGCTGGTCGTATACCCCACCACACCCAATGATCCTGAGTTGAAGGGACCTTACGCCTTCCTCTTTCAGGGTTATGACGATGAGGTAGCCGGCGCTCTCTCCTATCAGACCGCAACCGTCGGCAGCTTTACCGCAGACGGAACTGGAGTCCTCACCTCCGGAGAGCTGGACTCGAATCATCAGAGTTCCAATCCCACCGGCACAACCATCGCAACCAACGAGCTGCTCGGCACCTACACCATCGGTACTGACAACCGTGGCACGCTCGCCATCACCACACTCAACGCAGATGGCACCGTCGCCGGAACCGCAACCTATGCCATCACGCTCAAGGCGCCAGTCGCTCCGTCCACCATATCGGTGCAGGCTGATTTCATTGAGTCTGACAGCAACCAGTTGCAAGGCACCAAGGGCTCAGGCACCCTGCTCGCGCAGGATGCAACCTCTTACACCGCCGGTCTGACAGGGAGCTATGTCTTCGGCCTGTCGGGTGAGACACCTTGTCTGCCAGCCTGCACGATCGGCATCAGTGCAGGGCCGGTGGCGTCCGTAGGAGTCTTCAGCACAGACGGAGCGGGCAATCTCACCGCTGGTACAAGCGACGAAAACATCGCTTCCACCAAGTACCCCAACCAGGCCCTCACCGGAAGCTACACCGCAGCAGACGGCAACGGACGGCTTCAGCTTACGATGCCGACCGCAGGCGCTCCAGCCGGAGTCTATCCATCCGACTACGCGGTCTACGTCGTCAGCGCCAACCGCGCCTTCATCCTCTCTAACGACAAGCACTCCAGCTACGTCCTGCTCGGCGGATCCGCACAAAAGCAGACCCAGACGAGCTTCACCAACCTCTCCATGACCGGGCCGTACATCGGTTATGAAAATTCCCCCACAAACCCCGGACTCATCGGTGTGACGTTGCAGAACGTCCTCAACCTCTCCTCGGCAACCATCTTCCGCGGCGTCGGCGACGGTGCAGGTAACTGCAACACCACGAGCGTCGATACCGGCGGCCTCACTCAGCTTGCCAACGGACTCACTGGTCTAGGTAGCGGCGTTCCCATCCTGAACGCCCTTCTCGGCAGCTACGCATCCACTGGTAACTCTGCCTGCACCGTCGCCGGCAACGGCAGAGTCGTTCTCAACTACCCCGCACCCAGCGGTCTACTGCCGGGCATTCTCGCCCTGCTCGGCCTGCCGGATGTACCTCCGCCTGCTCGCGTTGCGTATCTTGCCAGCCCCAACCAGGGTTACTTCCTGGAGACCGGCTACGCAGGACTCGGCAACCTGGAAGCCCAGACCGGCGCTCCCTTCACCCTCGCCAATACCTTCACCGGCACCTATGTCTACGGATCCGCTCCCGCGAGCACAGTCGCCAGCATCGATAGCGCTGGCTTCATTCAGTCCAACGGAGACGGTACCGCAACCTCAACCCTCGACCTCAACATTGGAGTCGGAACCATCAACGTACTGCAGCTAGGCGTCACCACTCCTTCAACGTACACCGCACCTGATTCCACAACAGGGCGTTTCACTCTCAATGGAACGACCGTCGTCTACGCCATCAACCACAACAGGTACGTTCTGGTGGATGAGAATCCGTTGACGACCTCCCCTTCGGTAACGGTGCTGTACTAGCCGCCTGGCTCTGCTAACCCCGGGCGGCAACGCCCGGAAGGAGAAAGTACGATGCGTTCCACTACTCTGACTCTTGTCCTTGCCATCCTCGGATGCTCTGCCGCCCTCGCGCAGCAGAGCTCCGGCAACCCCGCTCTCATTGTCCCTAAACTTGACGTCTCGCTCGGTTACAACTTCATGCGAGCCAACGCACCCCCCGGCGGCTGCCCCTGCTTCAGCCTGAACGGAGGTTATCTTGCTGCAGGCGTGCATATTGTTGACTGGCTCAGCGTGGAAGGCGAAGCTACAGGAGGTCGTGCCAATGACATCAGCCTCCTCGGGCAGAACCTCAATTTGATCACCGTCGCTGCCGGACCGCGCGTGACGCTCAGCGGACATCGCATCGTCCCTTTCGGTGAAGCCCTCTTCGGTATCGCCCACGGAAGCGACTCTTACTTCCCTACCGGCACCAGCTTCACCACTTCTGCAAGCAGCTTCGCCCTCAGCGCCGGCGGAGGGCTGGACTACAGCATCAACCATCGCTATGCTATCCGTGCTCTCGACGTCCAGTACCTGCGAACAGCCTTTCCCAACGGGAACAGCAATACTCAAAACCACCTCATGATCGGCGCAGGTCTCGTCGTCAAGTTCGGAGGCCATATGCACTGGTCGCCCGCGCCCGTTGCACGAGAAGAGAAAAGACCCAGCGAGATCTCCTTCACCTGCAGCAGCGTCACGCCCACAGTCAAGGAAGGCGACATCATCGAGGTTAGCGGCCATGCCTTCACCAGCCCGGATCAACTCGCGCTTGACTATGCGTGGACCTCGGATTCCGGCGTCATCATCGGCTCCGGTCGCATGATCGCCGTGAAGACCGCGGGGATGGCACCCGGCGACTATCACGTGAAGGGAAAGGCCGCCCTCCTCTCTAGCCCAACAACCTTTGCCGAGTGCGAGGTGCCTTTTCATGTGAGCGCTCGCCCCGTGGCAGTAGCGAATGGGGCCGGGTCATCCTTAACCCCGGCCGAGATCGCCAAGAGCGATGTCATCTTCCATGAGAACGTGCAGGACGCTCTGTTCGACTATGACAGCGCGGAGATCAGGCCGGACGCCAAGGTCGCCATCGAGCATGCCGGTAAATTCCTCACAGAGCACCCGGACATTCAGGTCCTCATTGAAGGGTACGCCGACGATCGCGGCTCCGCGGAATACAATCTCGGCCTCGGCGCACAACGGGCCAGCGCAGCACGCACCGCACTCATGGAGCAAGGCATCCCACCCGAGCGGCTGAAGATCATCAGCTACGGCAAGGAAGCCCAGGTCTGCGTACAGCAGACAGAGCAGTGCTGGCAGCAGAACCGCCGCGCAGCCTTCTCCATGCACCATTGATGTCCTGACTTATAACAGAATCAACCGGTGGTGGTCGCCCTTGACATCAGGTGGCCAACCACCGCTTCACGCTCAATTTTGGGTTCTTGTTGACCTAAAAGGTCACGCTTATCACCTGCGTCATTGGCCTGCCGCTGTTTCACTTTGTATACCGTCTTCACGATATTTTTCAGCCTCATCGTTGAACTAGCTTTGGAACCTAGTTCCTCGAAGAAGGTAAAGGAGGCCACTTGGTCATAGACGCCTCAACGGTAGAAGAGATTTTGGATAAGGACGAGTTGGTTCCCTGCTTCCAACCACTGCGAGAGCTTCGAACAGGACGGCTTACCAGCTTCGAGGTACTAGCTCGCTGGGCGCATCCGACAAGGGGCCTTATTCTTCCATCAAACCTAATCGAAGTCGCTGAACGGGAAGGACTTCTGACGCGCCTCACCAAGCAACTTCTGCACAAAGCCTTTGACACAACAAAGACCCTTTCACCTTCAATTACACTTGCGATCAATGTTTCACCTCAGCAATTACGCGACGTGACGCTTGCCAATCAGATCGCCGAAATCGCACGCCGCTCGGAGTTTTCATTAGATAGGCTGACAATCGAGATCACCGAAGATGCCTTGATTGATAATCAACGACTTGCGAAGACGATTACGCAAGAATTGAAGGGTCTGGGTTGCCAACTCGTTCTTGATGACTTCGGCACTGGCTACTCAAGTTTGCGCCATCTTCATACCCTGCGCTTCGATGGTTTGAAGATTGATCGATGCTTCATCGTAGACGCACTGGAATCGCGCGAGAGCCGCAAGATTGTGGCCGCGATGATTGGTCTCGGTCAAAGCCTAAACATGACCACCGTTGCGGAAGGAATCGAGAGTGAGGAACAAGCGAGTCTACTCCTCTATCTTGGTTGCGATGTAGGACAGGGTTGGCTCTATGGGAAGCCTGCGCCAGCCATATCCATTCCACAAGTCGTAGCGTCAAAACCAACACCTCCCAAGCCGTCATGGGCACTCGCGGCTGATAGTGCGGACCCTAGGAGTCTGGAGATGCTTCCGATGCAGAGAGTCGCCCAGCTCCAGGCCATTTACGATGGCTCTCCCATCG
This DNA window, taken from Granulicella tundricola MP5ACTX9, encodes the following:
- a CDS encoding OmpA family protein; its protein translation is MRSTTLTLVLAILGCSAALAQQSSGNPALIVPKLDVSLGYNFMRANAPPGGCPCFSLNGGYLAAGVHIVDWLSVEGEATGGRANDISLLGQNLNLITVAAGPRVTLSGHRIVPFGEALFGIAHGSDSYFPTGTSFTTSASSFALSAGGGLDYSINHRYAIRALDVQYLRTAFPNGNSNTQNHLMIGAGLVVKFGGHMHWSPAPVAREEKRPSEISFTCSSVTPTVKEGDIIEVSGHAFTSPDQLALDYAWTSDSGVIIGSGRMIAVKTAGMAPGDYHVKGKAALLSSPTTFAECEVPFHVSARPVAVANGAGSSLTPAEIAKSDVIFHENVQDALFDYDSAEIRPDAKVAIEHAGKFLTEHPDIQVLIEGYADDRGSAEYNLGLGAQRASAARTALMEQGIPPERLKIISYGKEAQVCVQQTEQCWQQNRRAAFSMHH
- a CDS encoding sensor domain-containing phosphodiesterase; this encodes MVIDASTVEEILDKDELVPCFQPLRELRTGRLTSFEVLARWAHPTRGLILPSNLIEVAEREGLLTRLTKQLLHKAFDTTKTLSPSITLAINVSPQQLRDVTLANQIAEIARRSEFSLDRLTIEITEDALIDNQRLAKTITQELKGLGCQLVLDDFGTGYSSLRHLHTLRFDGLKIDRCFIVDALESRESRKIVAAMIGLGQSLNMTTVAEGIESEEQASLLLYLGCDVGQGWLYGKPAPAISIPQVVASKPTPPKPSWALAADSADPRSLEMLPMQRVAQLQAIYDGSPIGLCFLSRDLRYVSVNRQFAVMNGTTACALIGLTVASVYPEWYPLYEPYLKRALAGEVLSKITVTRPARNTNEIAQDIEISYAPARDEGGEVIGICMAALDITDRQRSQVALQESEERFRMIVDLNPQAPFIMDPDGCITDFGVAFEELTGFSREEIMGRGFLEVVHPDDVARVSLVIAETISCGAAMDVEWRAQRHNGYHLWLRSRATPVFSLAGKLIHYCGSTENINHLKLLGAALKAAETILESVTAPHIK